The following coding sequences lie in one Trichoderma breve strain T069 chromosome 1, whole genome shotgun sequence genomic window:
- a CDS encoding ankyrin repeats (3 copies) domain-containing protein, with the protein MSDPNDYTVGWICAITTEYVAAQSFLDENHQGPEKVSANDNNDYTLGKIGKHNVVIAVLPDGEYGISSAASVARDMLHSFPNIRIGLMVGIGGGAPSKKHDIRLGDIVPPVVLRTAVSGLRSHYELNGHQLDLNISKILEKWKRLKRKYSRPPPSADFLYRTDIIHPLGDETGCTVLCGDCPSKLILRPERTEDDDIPSIHYGLIASANQLMKDASIRDTLAAEKDNKAWQGYAAMAAAAYAKDLLHRIPPNRIEAEKRIGEILSDVKERIIDMSQNITKIVRKQLDQEFQAILDWITPIDYASQQNDLIKSRQPGTGECILRQLSQMGSKIPPTPPSLDEIVKTLDQIIASYSRTYIIIDALDECTDSNLHRSTLMFEIFGLQTRLGANLFFTSRLVPHIEKDFESRECSTLEIRATDKDIRQYLDSNMSQLPAFIFQSTGLEERIKSSIIEASKEVFLLARLHLDSLRDKISVWQVEDALKKLPKGWDAYEQAYKGAMERIKSQKRGFCDLANRVLFWITCSRRPLSTSELQHALAVVNDSSSLNPRNLPEIGLMVSVCGGLVAVDEHSDIIRLVHYTVQEYFERTCDTWFPTAQADIAKTCITYLSFDIFKAGANSTYEVFEGESQSDGLYDYAACNWGHHVRISSDPDVNLLAVGFLESEAAALTWEQVMRIYKKRYSYDDEKPPNIGKLHMAAYFGLVDPMKALLKKHDPDSEVEDWTPIHWASLEGHEAVVKLLLENDANPNPDDWDNEYSPLKLAVQNDHTAVVRLLLEDEGFDLESQDKEGKTPLQRAAANGHDAVVRLLLLKGANLESKDSRGKTPLLEAAENGHDAVVQLLLQKGANLDIEDKWGRTPLVAAMEHNHEAAAKLLLGNSADLEAEASSLGGLLIIAAEQGYYQIVELLLESGVNPNRKPGANSTALYSAAEGGHIETVRLLLNKGADPGYILEGHLGQETALDGAAEGGHGAVMRLLLDSGATLGDKDDLREALDSAAKYGRIPLLSAARRGHEETVKFLLECGADPNAHDADGTTPLAQAAEKGHAEIVRLLLESGAKLERGKGGGRRHKDALFLASRRPHDAVVKLLLDKGAELESKLKNGWFTRRPLHYAAHIGYEAMVHQFLKNGANFDARDTDGRTPLHYAIEKGHEGVGKLLLDAGANPNRATTTTEREPPIYLAAEKGHAAMVELLLDKGASPDSGSLNSTPLSISIENGHEAVVKLLLDRGSDPNRSAGHMDGVSPDVVCGGYDGDETPLHKAANEGHEAVRGLVGSKNDAVIKLLLQSRADLNIGEETLFKFLKPRRSDLINLFLERGVSTESTDDKGSTLLQYSVQWDYTSIIRVLLAHNASTEVKDSRGETPLHMAASRGRKVAAKLLLDKGANIKSKDNKGDTPLHQAAGDGSEIVVKLLLDRGADVEAKNMADKKGRTPLRNAKSDGQEEIVGLLLGRHGN; encoded by the exons ATGTCTGATCCCAATGACTATACCGTCGGATGGATCTGCGCGATAACAACTGAGTATGTTGCTGCACAGTCTTTCCTTGACGAAAATCATCAAGGACCAGAAAAGGTATCAGCCAACGATAATAACGACTATACACTGGGTAAAATAGGGAAGCACAATGTGGTAATAGCAGTGTTGCCCGATGGAGAGTACGGGATATCATCGGCAGCAAGCGTTGCCAGAGACATGCTTCACAGCTTTCCTAATATCCGGATTGGTTTAATGGTGGGAATCGGTGGAGGTGCGCCAAGCAAGAAGCATGATATCCGCTTAGGCGATATCGTC CCACCAGTGGTACTAAGGACTGCTGTAAGCGGACTTAGGTCTCATTATGAGCTTAATGGACATCAGCTTGATCTTAATATTAGCAAGATCCTagagaaatggaaaaggctAAAGCGCAAATACAGCCGACCGCCACCAAGCGCTGACTTTCTATACCGGACCGATATTATTCATCCATTAGGAGATGAAACAGGCTGTACGGTGCTTTGTGGTGATTGTCCGTCAAAGCTGATTCTCCGACCTGAGAGAACAGAGGATGATGATATTCCATCTATCCACTATGGACTAATTGCATCAGCCAATCAACTAATGAAGGACGCATCAATTCGGGATACACTTGCAGCAGAAAAAGAT AATAAAGCCTGGCAAGGATATGCAGCAATGGCGGCTGCTGCATATGCAAAAGACCTTCTGCATCGAATCCCTCCTAACAGAattgaggctgagaagagaATTGGAGAGATTCTATCCG ATGTAAAAGAACGGATTATCGACATGTCACAGAATATCACCAAGATCGTACGGAAGCAACTAGATCAAGAATTTCAAGCTATCCTAGACTGGATCACTCCAATTGATTATGCTTCTCAACAAAACGACCTCATTAAGAGTCGTCAGCCAGGAACTGGAGAATG CATTTTGAGGCAACTTTCCCAAATGGGTTCTAAG ATTCCACCCACCCCACCTTCACTTGACGAAATTGTGAAAACTCTGGACCAGATTATTGCTAGCTATTCGAGAacatacatcatcatcgatgcTCTGGATGAATGCACAGATTCCAATTTACACCGCTCTACTCTCATGTTTGAGATATTTGGTCTTCAAACCAGGTTGGGTGCAAACCTATTTTTCACATCTCGGCTCGTCCCACATATAGAAAAGGATTTCGAAAGCAGAGAGTGTAGCACACTCGAAATTCGTGCTACTGATAAAGACATACGGCAATACCTAGACAGTAATATGTCACAGTTGCCTGCATTCATCTTCCAGTCCACCGGTCTTGAAGAAAGGATAAAGTCGTCTATTATCGAAGCATCTAAAGAAGT GTTTCTTCTCGCCAGACTTCATCTAGATTCCCTGCGAGACAAAATAAGCGTCTGGCAAGTTGAAGATGCACTAAAAAAACTTCCTAAGGGATGGGATGCCTATGAGCAAGCATACAAAGGAGCCATGGAGAGAATCAAGAGCCAAAAAAGGGGTTTCTGCGACCTTGCCAACCGGGTTCTTTTCTGGATCACCTGCTCTAGACGGCCTCTATCTACCTCGGAGTTGCAGCACGCACTCGCAGTTGTGAAtgattcttcttccctaAATCCACGCAACCTGCCTGAGATTGGACTTATGGTCTCTGTATGCGGCGGGTTAGTGGCGGTTGATGAACACAGTGATATCATCCGTCTAGTCCACTATACAGTGCAAGAATACTTTGAGCGGACCTGTGACACATGGTTTCCTACTGCTCAAGCTGATATTGCAAAAACATGTATCACATACCTGTCGTTCGATATCTTTAAAGCGGGTGCAAACTCGACTTATGAAGTTTTCGAAGGAGAATCGCAGTCAGATGGTCTATATGACTATGCTGCCTGCAACTGGGGGCACCATGTGCGCATTTCGTCAGATCCAGATgtcaatctccttgctgTGGGCTTTCTAGAGAGTGAAGCTGCAGCACTCACCTGGGAGCAGGTGATGCGAATCTATAAGAAACGCTATAGTTATGACGACGAGAAGCCCCCAAACATCGGTAAACTTCATATGGCAGCATATTTTGGGCTTGTAGATCCAATGAAGGCACTACTCAAGAAACATGATCCTGACTCCGAAGTCGAAGATTGGACTCCAATACATTGGGCCTCACTGGAAGGCCATGAGGCAGTAgtgaagctgctgttggagaaTGATGCTAATCCTAATCCGGACGATTGGGATAATGAATACAGCCCATTGAAACTAGCTGTGCAAAATGACCATACAGCGGTGGTGAGGTTGCTTCTGGAAG ACGAGGGTTTTGACCTAGAGTCACAAGATAAGGAGGGTAAGACACCTCTACAACGTGCCGCAGCCAATGGCCACGATGCAGTTGTAAGACTACTGCTACTGAAGGGAGCCAATCTAGAGTCGAAAGATTCGAGGGGAAAGACGCCTCTGCTCGAAGCTGCAGagaatggccatgatgcagtTGTACAACTACTGCTACAGAAAGGCGCCAATCTGGATATCGAGGACAAATGGGGCCGGACACCACTAGTAGCGGCTATGGAGCACAACCATGAAGCCGCTGCAAAGCTCCTGCTAGGAAATAGTGCAGACCTGGAGGCCGAAGCAAGTTCTCTGGGTGGTTTGCTAATTATAGCGGCAGAACAAGGCTACTATCAGATAGTGGAACTGCTTCTTGAAAGCGGTGTCAATCCAAACCGCAAACCTGGAGCAAATTCAACGGCGCTATATTCAGCAGCAGAGGGAGGGCATATTGAAACCGTTAGGCTGCTGCTAAATAAGGGTGCCGATCCGGGATATATACTTGAAGGGCACCTCGGACAAGAGACGGCGTTAGATGGAGCCGCGGAAGGGGGCCATGGAGCCGTGATGAGGCTCCTGTTGGATAGTGGTGCTACTCTGGGGGATAAAGACGACTTGAGAGAGGCCTTAGACTCGGCTGCAAAGTACGGGC GGATACCGCTACTATCAGCTGCAAGGAGAGGGCATGAGGAGACAGTGAAATTCCTTCTGGAGTGTGGCGCCGATCCGAATGCTCATGATGCAGACGGAACTACGCCATTAGCCCAGGCCGCAG AGAAAGGACACGCAGAAATCGTgaggctgctgttggagaGTGGCGCCAAGCTTGAGCGTGGTAAAGGGGGTGGCCGGAGGCATAAAGACGCTCTCTTTTTGGCCTCAAGGCGGCCGCATGACGCAGTTGTAAAATTACTGCTGGATAAGGGCGCAGAGCTGGAGTCTAAGCTTAAGAACGGCTGGTTTACTCGAAGACCGCTACATTACGCAGCACATATCGGCTATGAGGCAATGGTTCATCAGTTTCTGAAGAATGGCGCCAACTTTGATGCCAGAGATACAGATGGTCGGACACCTCTGCATTATGCCATAGAGAAAGGGCACGAGGGAGTAGGCAAACTACTTCTAGATGCAGGTGCCAATCCAAATCGTGCAACTACCACTACAGAAAGGGAGCCACCCATATATCTGGCCGCAGAGAAAGGGCATGCAGCAATGGTAGAGCTATTGCTAGATAAGGGGGCTAGCCCAGACTCTGGTTCCCTGAACAGCACCCCATTATCTATATCTATAGAAAATGGGCATGAGGCAGTAGTAAAGCTATTGCTGGATAGAGGCTCTGACCCAAATCGATCCGCTGGTCATATGGACG GCGTAAGTCCAGACGTCGTGTGTGGAGGCTACGACGGAGACGAAACACCATTACATAAAGCTGCAAACGAGGGCCACGAAGCAGTG AGGGGATTAGTAGGGAGTAAAAACGATGCAGTGATAAAGTTGCTGCTTCAGAGCCGTGCTGACCTGAATATTGGGGAAGAAACTCTATTCAAGTTCCTaaaaccaagaagaagcgatcTGATCAATTTATTCTTGGAAAGGGGTGTGAGCACCGAATCAACAGACGATAAAGGCTCCACGCTGTTACAGTACTCAGTACAATGGGATTATACGTCAATAATAAGGGTTCTACTCGCTCACAACGCCTCTACTGAGGTCAAAGATTCGCGAGGCGAAACACCACTGCATATGGCTGCCAGTCGTGGACGAAAAGTAGCTGCAAAACTACTCTTAGATAAGGGGGCGAATATTAAATCAAAAGACAACAAAGGCGATACACCACTACATCAGGCAGCCGGAGACGGGAGTGAGATAGTAGTAAAACTACTACTAGACAGAGGTGCTGATGTAGAGGCCAAAAATATGGCTG acaaaaagggCAGAACACCATTGCGTAATGCAAAATCTGATGGGCAGGAAGAGATAGTAGGATTACTACTGGGGAGACACGGCAATTAG
- a CDS encoding RTA1 like protein domain-containing protein, with the protein MASTCGSTCPTGSGFFANDLNLIGSAVFLAVFAFLTPTTFYLGYRFRTPGFSALMATGLSFEVFGFLGRILLHESRDHQGYFALTLLGSILGPVFMSGAMTSILPHLLVIYGQGHARCQSILTTSFLFGLFIVSLVLDIVGTVFVAYGYGGRDRSADIIAGGLGAQALLLFAIIAVYVCFTTGLFLSDEAPDPTHADIYYSTQFSRFLRCMEVVSLLLFAQTIYRIFEMVGGLSGTLFQSEPAFMIMNGLVPFLACLLLTTAHPGAAFGSSWGATSPRYRKRRGLALPPLQTSFSHAVHHRYDPNIRSQFSPSTQRPLREAKPPPTYGSYGLPSSPRPVNRPPSPMILSPISVRAVSAQMLTERSERWAAPTDLVDSDVLW; encoded by the exons atggcaagTACCTGTGGTTCAACATGTCCTACCGGGAGCGGTTTCTTTGCAAATGATCTCAATCTTATAGGCAGTGCAGTCTTCCTCGctgtctttgctttcttgaCTCCCACCACCTTTTACCTGGGATACCGCTTCCGGACCCCGGGCTTCTCTGCCTTAATGGCAACTGGGCTATCTTTTGAGGTGTTTGGATTTCTAGGAAGAATCCTCTTGCATGAATCGCGGGACCACCAAGGTTACTTTGCCCTTACGCTCTTGGGGAGCATCCTAGGACCAGTCTTTATGTCTGGTGCCATGACAAGTATATTGCCACATCTACTCGTCATCTATGGACAGGGCCATGCCAGATGCCAATCCATCCTTACCACGTCCTTCCTGTTTGGTCTCTTCATCGTGAGCCTTGTACTCGACATAGTTGGGACTGTCTTTGTTGCCTATGGATATGGAGGC CGTGATAGGAGTGCCGATATAATCGCCGGAGGGCTGGGTGCCCAAGCCCTCTTGTTGTTTGCCATAATCGCCGTATATGTCTGCTTCACTACGGGCTTGTTCCTGAGTGATGAAGCCCCGGACCCGACACATGCCGACATCTATTATTCTACACAATTTTCCAGGTTTCTTCGTT GTATGGAAGTAGTATCCCTCCTGCTCTTTGCACAGACGATATATCGGATATTCGAGATGGTTGGTGGTCTGAGTGGTACTCTGTTCCAGAGCGAGCCCGCTTTCATGATTATGAACGGGTTGGTCCCCTTCCTGGCCTGTCTCCTCTTGACGACTGCACACCCTGGCGCCGCTTTTGGGTCATCATGGGGCGCAACGTCTCCTCGATACCGAAAGCGCCGGGGCCTAGCTCTTCCACCACTACAAACATCATTTAGCCATGCCGTCCATCACCGCTACGATCCCAATATTCGATCGCAGTTTTCCCCTTCTACCCAAAGACCACTTCGAGAGGCTAAACCACCACCTACGTACGGTTCTTACGGCttaccatcatctccaagaccAGTCAACAGGCCACCAAGCCCGATGATTTTGTCGCCAATATCGGTCCGAGCTGTGAGCGCCCAGATGCTAACTGAGCGATCGGAGAGATGGGCAGCACCGACAGACCTGGTAGATAGTGATGTACTATGGTGA
- a CDS encoding PGAP1-like protein domain-containing protein: MKQWPHWRGTRLPRSLLSLQPSTSRVFSTAKPLRHDPRIRDLGRLIHDDYATIRETYATPKYPIVLAHGLFGFSELRVSPLLPTIEYWNGIKQALTANNCTVITATVPPSGSIEERAAKLATDILAQTTAASLPSAQDVDGHATPPAVNIIAHSMGGLDARYMISLLRPSGIRIASLVTIATPHRGSSFADYLVERGAGPLHLPRLYGVIRRAGLGTSAFGQLTTRYMREEFNPRVRDDEAVRYFSYGAAIDEPSLLGAFRLPHGVVDKREGENDGLVSVKSSRWGMYKGTLMGVSHLDLINWSNRARWTVREWMGMRRTFNAVAFYLDVADMLAKEGL; encoded by the exons ATGAAGCAATGGCCCCATTGGCGTGGCACTCGCCTCCCGCGCTCCCTGCTGAGCCTACAGCCATCAACCTCGCGGGTCTTTAGCACCGCAAAACCGCTCCGTCACGATCCTCGCATTCGAGACCTTGGGCGACTTATACACGATGACTACGCTACTATCCGCGAGACCTACG CTACGCCAAAGTATCCCATTGTCCTGGCTCACGGCCTATTCGGCTTCTCCGAGCTCAGAGTCTCGCCACTTCTACCCACGATCGAGTACTGGAACGGCATCAAGCAGGCCCTCACGGCAAACAACTGCACCGTCATCACCGCCACCGTCCCGCCCTCCGGCTCAATCGAGGAGCGCGCCGCCAAGCTCGCCACTGACATCCTCGCGCAAACaaccgccgcctccctcccctccGCCCAGGACGTAGACGGCCATGCGACGCCGCCCGCcgtcaacatcatcgccCACAGCATGGGAGGGCTAGACGCCCGATACATGATCTCCCTGCTGCGCCCGTCGGGCATCAGGATCGCCTCGCTCGTGACGATTGCCACGCCGCATCGCGGGAGCAGCTTTGCGGATTACCTGGTCGAGCGCGGCGCCGGGCCGCTCCACCTGCCGCGGCTGTACGGCGTGATCCGGCGCGCTGGCCTGGGCACCTCTGCGTTCGGGCAGCTCACGACGCGGTACATGCGGGAGGAGTTCAACCCGCGGGTGCGCGACGACGAGGCGGTGCGCTACTTTTCGTACGGCGCGGCGATTGACGAGCCGTCGCTGCTGGGGGCCTTTCGGCTGCCTCATGGGGTTGTGGATaagagggagggggagaatGACGGGCTGGTGAGTGTCAAGAGCAGTCGCTGGGGGATGTACAAGGGGACGCTGATGGGGGTTAGCCATTTGGATTTGATCAATTGGTCGAATCGCGCGAGGTGGACGGTGAGGGAGTGGATGGGTATGAGGAGGACGTTTAATGCTGTGGCGTTTTACCTTGATGTGGCCGACATGTTGGCCAAGGAAGGATTGTGA
- a CDS encoding molybdate transporter of MFS superfamily domain-containing protein produces MASAWLARVRRLNAHNLTTFRDAPLAEISGSLGDLGTLLPLMIALAAKGYIDLGSTLVFSGVFNVLTGVVFGIPLPVQPMKAIAAAAISARENPSMSVVVAAGQWVGAAVLIMSVTGLLRTAVAVVPIPVVKGIQLGAGLSLIIGAGSSLLQPLHWVLPVLDNRIWALVAFLVLVFTQNMPRFPYALSFFLLALVLALVQVLVSHQSLPWFHVWHPHFVLPSWVGSGDAPALWMAIGQLPLTTLNSIIAVSALAADLLPDLPTPSVTSIGLSVALMNLTGTWFGAMPVCHGAGGLAAQYRFGARSGASVILLGLLKIFLGLLFGRTLVNLLTQYPKSLLGVMVVAAGLELAKVGHTLNQGAPDLWHVSASHGDHEAGLRQHRHLSDEERLERWTVMLVTTAGLLAFRNDAVGFLAGMLCHSSYRLSERFVSWKSRRSIISSERSPLL; encoded by the exons ATGGCCAGCGCATGGCTAGCCCGCGTGCGGCGCCTCAACGCCCATAACCTGACGACATTTCGAGATGCGCCCCTGGCCGAGATATCCGGCTCTCTGGGCGATTTGGGCACCCTGCTTCCCCTGATGATCGCCCTCGCGGCCAAGGGGTACATCGACCTGGGCTCGACGCTCGTCTTTTCCGGCGTCTTCAACGTCCTCACCGGAGTTGTCTTTGGCATCCCCTTGCCCGTGCAGCCCATGAAG GCCATCGCCGCGGCCGCCATCTCGGCGCGCGAGAATCCGTCCATGAGCGTCGTTGTCGCGGCTGGACAATGGGTTGGCGCGGCAGTTCTCATCATGAGCGTGACGGGCTTGCTGCGAACAGCTGTAGCCGTCGTGCCCATCCCCGTAGTCAAGGGGATCCAACTCGGGGCGggcctctccctcatcatcggcgctGGCTCGtcgctgctgcagcccctTCACTGGGTCCTCCCCGTGCTGGATAACCGCATATGGGCGTTGGTGGCATTCCTCGTTCTGGTATTTACGCAGAACATGCCTCGCTTCCCTTAcgccttgagcttcttcctcctggCTCTTGTGCTGGCCCTCGTCCAGGTGCTCGTCTCCCATCAGAGCTTACCGTGGTTCCATGTGTGGCACCCGCACTTTGTGCTTCCCTCCTGGGTTGGAAGCGGAGACGCTCCGGCCTTGTGGATGGCCATAGGGCAGCTTCCCCTGACGActctcaactccatcatTGCGGTGAGTGCGTTGGCTGCTGACCTGCTGCCGGACCTGCCAACCCCGTCCGTCACCTCCATAGGCCTGAGCGTGGCGCTCATGAACCTCACCGGCACGTGGTTTGGAGCCATGCCAGTCTGTCACGGCGCCGGAGGTCTTGCTGCTCAATATCGCTTCGGCGCACGCAGCGGAGCCAGCGTAATCCTGTTGGGGCTGTTGAAGATCTTTCTGGGGCTGTTGTTTGGGAGGACACTCGTCAATCTGTTGACGCAATATCCAAAGAGCTTGCTCGGCGTCAtggtggtggctgctggGTTGGAGTTGGCCAAAGTCGGCCATACCTTGAACCAAGGAGCCCCTGATCTCTGGCATGTGTCTGCTAGTCACGGGGATCATGAGGCAGGCTTGAGGCAGCATCGACATCTATCGGATGAAGAGCGCCTCGAAAGATGGACAGTCATGCTAGTGACAACGGCCGGCCTCCTCGCATTCAGGAATGATGCGgttggcttcttggccggcATGCTCTGCCACAGCTCATATAGACTCTCAGAACGATTCGTGAGCTGGAAAAGCCGTCGATCTATCATCTCAAGCGAGCGTTCACCATTACTATGA